A region from the Aeromicrobium choanae genome encodes:
- a CDS encoding transglutaminase-like domain-containing protein, which translates to MKRTVTAHLELHAFDRADLVLSIAVAANVATSSESLRVVQNGAALEAREIAGRHETRLHRIDAPEGPITIDYEAVVDGHARPIATEELDIIEYRRPSRYAPSDSLFAIAKAEFKGLSGKDLLDAVTSWVGTHLSYVPGSSRPTDGAVQTMLKRQGVCRDYAHLVIALLRAHDVPARLVSVYAPGLQPMDFHAVAEAYIDGEWHVVDATALAPRETMIRIATGMDASETAFLSQHHAGVNLNSINVTAVVDELPRDDVTELVALG; encoded by the coding sequence GTGAAGCGCACCGTCACGGCCCACCTCGAACTGCATGCGTTCGACCGCGCCGACCTCGTCCTGTCGATCGCCGTCGCGGCCAACGTGGCCACCTCGAGCGAGTCGCTGCGGGTGGTCCAGAACGGCGCCGCGCTCGAGGCCCGCGAGATCGCCGGCCGCCACGAGACCCGGCTGCACCGGATCGACGCGCCCGAGGGCCCGATCACGATCGACTACGAGGCGGTCGTCGACGGTCACGCCCGCCCGATCGCCACCGAGGAGCTCGACATCATCGAGTACCGGCGTCCCAGCCGGTACGCGCCGTCGGACTCGCTCTTCGCGATCGCGAAGGCCGAGTTCAAGGGCCTGTCCGGCAAGGACCTGCTCGACGCCGTGACCTCTTGGGTGGGCACCCACCTGTCCTACGTGCCCGGCAGCAGCCGGCCCACCGACGGCGCCGTGCAGACGATGCTGAAGCGCCAGGGCGTCTGCCGCGACTACGCGCACCTGGTGATCGCCCTGCTGCGCGCGCACGACGTGCCCGCCCGCCTGGTCTCGGTCTACGCGCCGGGGCTGCAGCCGATGGACTTCCACGCGGTCGCGGAGGCCTACATCGACGGCGAGTGGCACGTCGTGGACGCCACCGCCCTCGCCCCGCGCGAGACGATGATCCGCATCGCCACCGGGATGGACGCCTCCGAGACGGCCTTCCTGTCGCAGCACCACGCCGGGGTGAACCTCAACAGCATCAACGTCACGGCGGTCGTGGACGAGCTGCCGCGCGACGACGTGACCGAGCTCGTCGCGCTCGGCTGA
- a CDS encoding acyltransferase family protein, producing the protein MPASPPSDRFRAEISALRACAVLLVVIYHLWPGRLPGGYIGVDVFFVISGFLITGHLLRESADTGRIDLARFWARRARRLLPAAYLVLAVSALAVWLWMPLVTWSQNFKEIVASALYVQNWALAADSVNYLAAENDPTTVQHYWTLSIEEQFYLVWPLLVILATVLAVRTGRSRKLMVALVLGTATVASLAYSLWITQANPPAAYFVTPARAWQFGAGALLALAMGSATVRRGGRTALLSWAGFLTLAWCGLSYDDSTPFPGTAAIVPVVATLAVIWAGEPRGVLSPTPLMRWRPTHTLGEISYSMYLWHWPPIVILPFVLGHELGLGPRVGILVFTIVAAWATKRWVEDPIRFTHRFGLRKPAITGLATLLGATALVGVSLAGHQTAAAAQERAVAVAEKLVEEAPDCFGAASRDAENPCHNPELDDQLIPSPEAVVNDYEKEYPSCFGGVHDTELNDCTFGDLEDDSLPHVTLVGDSHARSFLPTLVRMADQKLITLSAQLRSSCSWTRDEPDHDDPLRVSTCQEFKANLQEWLLDRTDSTDLVLTTGYARMLSGSNEERVESMEAVWRPVLDRGVEVVAIRDNPRLPRAPQKCLAQLESISPDACEFSRDEALSHFDAFAAAGREVDGAQTLDLSDLYCDDETCPSIIGGVNVYRDITHLSVTYVRTMTPYVYRRLVDMNALPRPS; encoded by the coding sequence GTGCCCGCCAGCCCTCCCAGTGACCGATTCCGGGCCGAGATCTCGGCCCTGCGCGCCTGCGCCGTGCTGCTCGTGGTCATCTACCACCTCTGGCCGGGGCGCCTCCCGGGCGGCTACATCGGCGTCGACGTCTTCTTCGTCATCTCCGGCTTCCTGATCACCGGGCACCTGCTGCGCGAGTCCGCCGACACGGGGCGGATCGACCTCGCCCGCTTCTGGGCCCGGCGGGCCCGGCGCCTGCTGCCTGCGGCCTACCTCGTGCTGGCCGTGTCCGCGCTCGCCGTCTGGCTGTGGATGCCGCTGGTCACCTGGAGCCAGAACTTCAAGGAGATCGTCGCCTCGGCGCTGTACGTGCAGAACTGGGCCCTGGCGGCCGACTCGGTGAACTACCTCGCCGCCGAGAACGACCCGACGACCGTGCAGCACTACTGGACGCTGTCGATCGAGGAGCAGTTCTACCTCGTGTGGCCGCTGCTGGTGATCCTGGCCACCGTCCTGGCGGTGCGGACGGGTCGGTCACGCAAGCTCATGGTCGCCCTCGTGCTCGGCACCGCGACCGTCGCGAGCCTGGCGTACTCGCTGTGGATCACCCAGGCGAACCCGCCGGCCGCCTACTTCGTCACCCCGGCGCGGGCGTGGCAGTTCGGCGCCGGCGCCCTGCTGGCCCTGGCCATGGGCAGCGCCACGGTGCGCCGAGGGGGACGCACCGCCCTGCTGTCGTGGGCGGGCTTCCTGACGCTGGCGTGGTGCGGCCTGTCGTACGACGACTCCACCCCGTTCCCGGGCACCGCGGCGATCGTCCCCGTGGTGGCCACCCTCGCGGTGATCTGGGCGGGCGAGCCCCGCGGCGTCCTCTCCCCCACACCCCTCATGCGGTGGCGCCCCACCCACACCCTCGGCGAGATCTCGTACTCGATGTACCTGTGGCACTGGCCGCCGATCGTGATCCTGCCGTTCGTGCTGGGCCACGAGCTGGGGCTGGGCCCGCGCGTGGGGATCCTCGTGTTCACGATCGTCGCCGCCTGGGCCACCAAGCGCTGGGTCGAGGACCCGATCCGCTTCACGCACCGGTTCGGCCTGCGCAAGCCGGCCATCACGGGTCTGGCCACCCTGCTCGGCGCGACCGCACTCGTGGGCGTCTCGCTGGCCGGACACCAGACCGCCGCCGCGGCCCAGGAGCGCGCCGTCGCCGTCGCTGAGAAGCTGGTCGAGGAGGCCCCCGACTGCTTCGGCGCGGCCTCGCGCGATGCCGAGAACCCGTGCCACAACCCCGAGCTCGACGACCAGCTGATCCCGTCGCCGGAGGCCGTGGTCAACGACTACGAGAAGGAGTACCCGAGCTGCTTCGGGGGTGTGCACGACACCGAGCTCAACGACTGCACCTTCGGCGACCTCGAGGACGACTCGCTGCCCCACGTGACCCTCGTGGGCGACTCCCACGCGCGATCGTTCCTGCCCACGCTGGTCCGGATGGCCGACCAGAAGCTCATCACGCTCTCCGCCCAGCTGAGGAGCAGCTGCTCCTGGACCCGTGACGAACCCGACCACGACGATCCGCTGCGCGTGAGCACCTGCCAGGAGTTCAAGGCGAACCTCCAGGAGTGGCTGCTCGACCGCACCGACTCCACCGACCTGGTGCTGACCACCGGCTACGCACGGATGCTCAGCGGGTCGAACGAGGAGCGCGTCGAGAGCATGGAGGCCGTGTGGCGCCCGGTGCTGGACCGCGGCGTCGAGGTCGTCGCGATCCGCGACAACCCCCGACTGCCGCGCGCGCCGCAGAAGTGCCTCGCCCAGCTCGAGAGCATCTCGCCGGACGCGTGCGAGTTCAGCCGCGACGAGGCGCTGTCGCACTTCGACGCCTTCGCCGCCGCCGGTCGCGAGGTCGATGGCGCGCAGACGCTGGACCTGAGCGACCTCTACTGCGACGACGAGACGTGCCCGTCGATCATCGGCGGGGTGAACGTCTACCGCGACATCACCCACCTCAGCGTCACGTACGTGCGCACGATGACGCCCTACGTGTACCGCCGGCTGGTGGACATGAACGCCCTGCCGCGCCCCTCGTGA
- a CDS encoding CDP-glycerol glycerophosphotransferase family protein gives MGRVRRRVVAMVPERAKDRLRRALGRGPGPGPHARLSVRHQDGLIHYDGEFRDPVRVVALVVRPASRLDQVTVRLEQPASARFAFTLDPVQLWELSGRAAGRFDLFAEVERTDTKRTELRLGRFDHTDTTGAVDRIDLEGAASPFGEEVHAWTHVTDQGNVSVRYAAKPIRRHEVEGTRLDVGPQGIAAELLLRTFSRPASDIHLSLQWRFSGSTQEVPVRIEERDPAANYGLYEYAISFDLMPDAVSDEEREGIIDPHLVMDLRGFDMPLRVPFAQKSFRHFRLRDLAVPTTGGAHVDQWVPYLTFRAKRLAFWSERFTLDNHRYLRRISRWAWLMTPLRPFSGIWLVGEVPYKAQDNGFALFRWIRRNHPERRAYYVIDADSPDRPKVEPFGNVVTARSREHIRYTALASRFVGSHHAEYLHASRSPRLARHARGLRVFLQHGVTGMKNVRLNYGRLHMQEMPPDRVVVNSDAERHIFIEDLDFFPSQVAITGFARYDSLFEGEPQVQRRLLVMPTWRDWLSSRERVLTSSYLENWLEFLNDPQLHRLQQQGVEILMVMHPNLRALVDDLPLEGISIAPRDADVQELIRTSAALVTDYSSVAWDAAFLRRPVFFFRFDDSVLTGARAPFVDAATELPGPIAHRAADLAAEVARSAESGFTMDEDFARRAAKYLELPTSGYGERNYEMVRTADGVSTRLLRLRNVRAVRNAFKRFREGPHYYRAMSLMFRFGSLLPRRDIAVFESDRGSAYGGSPRALFERLHERGTSLDLWYVNNSTLRVPSGAHKVFRLTPRYFWTLSRAKYWVFNQNVHDLCQRPRGTHYLQTWHGTPLKRMQNDVAVMYGRADDYHQKAQELVDRWSSLVSPSPYATEAFRSAFGFTGPIIESGYPGNDVFHTEVGRLRARETRLRLGLPEDRTVVLYAPTFRDDGRAAGAKGAWAHDMALDLGRFAERLGENVTLLVRLHPLVKFTWPKDLDESIVNVSKYPDTQDLLLVADALVTDYSSIMFDYAQRGRPIISYVYDLEHYRDDLRGFYVDLEEIAPGPVVRTSDEVIDAVARLDEVEAKYADRLAAFRERFGGLEDGHASDRVIDAVFSESERGAAPN, from the coding sequence GTGGGTCGAGTGCGTCGCCGCGTGGTGGCGATGGTCCCCGAGCGCGCGAAGGACCGCCTGCGCCGAGCCCTCGGCCGCGGTCCGGGGCCCGGCCCCCACGCCCGCCTCTCGGTGCGGCACCAGGACGGGCTGATCCACTACGACGGCGAGTTCCGCGACCCCGTGCGCGTCGTCGCCCTCGTGGTGCGACCCGCCAGCCGCCTCGACCAGGTCACCGTGCGCCTCGAGCAGCCGGCGTCGGCCCGCTTCGCGTTCACCCTGGACCCGGTGCAGCTGTGGGAGCTGAGCGGACGCGCCGCCGGCCGCTTCGACCTCTTCGCCGAGGTCGAGCGCACCGACACGAAGCGCACCGAGCTGCGCCTCGGCCGCTTCGACCACACCGACACCACCGGCGCCGTCGACCGCATCGACCTCGAGGGTGCCGCCTCCCCATTCGGCGAGGAGGTGCACGCCTGGACCCACGTCACCGACCAGGGCAACGTCTCGGTGCGCTACGCCGCCAAGCCGATTCGCCGCCACGAGGTGGAGGGCACCCGCCTCGACGTGGGCCCTCAGGGCATCGCGGCCGAGCTGCTGCTCCGGACCTTCTCGCGCCCGGCCAGCGACATCCACCTCTCGCTCCAGTGGCGCTTCTCCGGCAGCACGCAGGAGGTCCCGGTGCGCATCGAGGAGCGCGACCCCGCGGCCAACTACGGTCTCTACGAGTACGCGATCAGCTTCGACCTGATGCCCGACGCCGTCTCCGACGAGGAGCGCGAGGGCATCATCGACCCGCACCTGGTGATGGACCTGCGCGGCTTCGACATGCCCCTGCGCGTCCCGTTCGCGCAGAAGAGCTTCCGCCACTTCAGGCTGCGCGACCTGGCGGTGCCCACCACCGGCGGAGCCCACGTCGACCAGTGGGTGCCCTACCTGACCTTCCGTGCCAAGCGGCTCGCGTTCTGGTCGGAGCGCTTCACCCTGGACAACCACCGGTACCTGCGCCGCATCTCCCGCTGGGCGTGGCTGATGACCCCGCTGCGCCCCTTCTCGGGCATCTGGCTCGTCGGCGAGGTGCCCTACAAGGCCCAGGACAACGGGTTCGCGCTGTTCCGCTGGATCCGCCGCAACCATCCCGAGCGCCGGGCCTACTACGTGATCGACGCCGACTCGCCCGACCGCCCCAAGGTCGAGCCGTTCGGGAACGTCGTGACGGCCCGCTCGCGCGAGCACATCCGCTACACCGCGCTGGCGTCGCGCTTCGTCGGCAGCCACCACGCCGAGTACCTGCACGCCTCACGCTCGCCGCGGCTGGCCCGTCACGCGCGCGGCCTGCGGGTGTTCCTGCAGCACGGCGTCACCGGCATGAAGAACGTGCGCCTGAACTACGGCCGCCTGCACATGCAGGAGATGCCGCCGGACCGCGTCGTCGTGAACTCCGACGCCGAGCGCCACATCTTCATCGAGGACCTCGACTTCTTCCCCTCGCAGGTCGCGATCACGGGCTTCGCGCGGTACGACTCGCTCTTCGAGGGCGAGCCGCAGGTGCAGCGGCGGCTGCTCGTCATGCCCACGTGGCGCGACTGGCTGTCCAGCCGCGAGCGGGTGCTGACCAGCAGCTACCTCGAGAACTGGCTGGAGTTCCTCAACGACCCGCAGCTGCACCGGCTGCAGCAGCAGGGCGTGGAGATCCTGATGGTGATGCACCCCAACCTGCGGGCGCTCGTGGACGACCTGCCGCTCGAGGGCATCTCGATCGCGCCGCGCGACGCCGACGTGCAGGAGCTCATCCGCACGAGTGCCGCCCTCGTCACCGACTACTCGAGCGTCGCGTGGGACGCCGCGTTCCTGCGCCGTCCGGTGTTCTTCTTCCGCTTCGACGACTCCGTGCTGACCGGCGCCCGCGCCCCCTTCGTGGACGCCGCCACCGAGCTGCCCGGCCCCATCGCCCACCGGGCCGCCGACCTCGCCGCGGAGGTGGCGAGGTCCGCCGAGTCCGGGTTCACGATGGACGAGGACTTCGCCCGCCGCGCCGCCAAGTACCTCGAGCTGCCCACCTCGGGCTACGGCGAGCGCAACTACGAGATGGTGCGCACGGCCGACGGCGTCTCCACCCGCCTGCTGCGGCTGCGCAACGTGCGCGCCGTGCGCAACGCCTTCAAGCGCTTCCGCGAGGGCCCGCACTACTACCGCGCGATGTCACTGATGTTCCGGTTCGGCAGCCTGCTGCCGCGGCGCGACATCGCCGTCTTCGAGAGCGACCGCGGCAGTGCCTACGGAGGCAGCCCCCGGGCGCTGTTCGAGCGCCTGCACGAGCGCGGCACGTCGCTGGACCTCTGGTACGTCAACAACTCCACGCTGCGGGTGCCGTCGGGAGCGCACAAGGTGTTCCGGCTGACGCCGCGCTACTTCTGGACCCTTTCGCGGGCGAAGTACTGGGTGTTCAACCAGAACGTCCACGACCTCTGCCAGCGGCCCCGCGGCACGCACTACCTGCAGACGTGGCACGGCACCCCGCTCAAGCGGATGCAGAACGACGTGGCGGTCATGTACGGCCGCGCCGACGACTACCACCAGAAGGCGCAGGAGCTGGTGGATCGCTGGTCGAGCCTGGTCTCACCCAGCCCGTACGCCACCGAGGCCTTCCGCAGCGCCTTCGGGTTCACCGGCCCGATCATCGAGTCGGGCTACCCGGGCAACGACGTGTTCCACACCGAGGTGGGACGGCTGCGGGCCCGCGAGACCCGCCTGCGTCTCGGACTGCCCGAGGACCGCACGGTGGTGCTCTACGCCCCCACCTTCCGCGACGACGGCCGCGCGGCCGGCGCGAAGGGCGCGTGGGCCCACGACATGGCCCTCGACCTCGGCCGCTTCGCCGAGCGCCTCGGCGAGAACGTCACCCTGCTGGTGCGGCTGCACCCGCTGGTGAAGTTCACGTGGCCGAAGGATCTCGACGAGAGCATCGTCAACGTCTCGAAGTACCCGGACACGCAGGACCTGCTGCTCGTGGCCGACGCGCTGGTCACGGACTACTCGTCGATCATGTTCGACTACGCCCAGCGCGGCCGGCCGATCATCTCCTACGTGTACGACCTGGAGCACTACCGCGACGACCTGCGTGGCTTCTACGTCGACCTCGAGGAGATCGCGCCCGGTCCCGTGGTCCGCACGAGCGACGAGGTCATCGACGCCGTCGCCCGGCTCGACGAGGTCGAGGCCAAGTACGCCGACCGGCTCGCCGCGTTCCGCGAGCGCTTCGGCGGGCTCGAGGACGGGCACGCCTCGGACCGCGTCATCGACGCGGTCTTCAGCGAGTCCGAGCGCGGCGCCGCCCCGAACTGA
- a CDS encoding methylmalonyl-CoA mutase family protein yields the protein MAADQPVVPLAEGIEHDLSEWEKATAAVLRKTRRLADDAPDTDVWEALTTTTLDGLSIAPLGTRELVADVPETGLPGEAPYTRGSGTADPELEGWDVRGWFTDPDTSAADVTTELENGGNSLWLTVGERGIAADRLAELLEPVFLDLAPVVLDAPEDPVAAAEAFLAVCRDKGVEPHPLTNLGGAGHDLDVLVRVATLAKEAGVRGVVVDASALHDQGASEVQELAWSMMVAVTYLRALEAAGFTTDEAAAQLEFRYAATDEQFPTIAKLRAARTLWNRVGELSGIGEAARAQRQHAVTSRPMMARYDSYTNMLRTTVAGFAAGVGGADAVTVLPFDEPLGLPTPFSRRIARNTSSLLIHESHVAKVADPAGGAYAVEKFTDDLAMAAWELFAELDGLDELEGVADLDAAAERLVPLVEAVRDDRALQIARRQRPITGISEFPNAAETLPERRPYPVAPGVFRYAGEFEQMRDEPVAQPVFLATMGPISAHTARATFAINLLAAGGIGIGAAGATAGVDEAVDTYLEAGAPPVVCLAGTDAVYGDWGADLVAALRENGASYVVVAGKTELGQDASAAMGLDALAFLRQMREVLSA from the coding sequence ATGGCAGCAGACCAGCCCGTGGTGCCCCTGGCCGAGGGCATCGAGCACGACCTGTCGGAGTGGGAGAAGGCCACCGCGGCCGTCCTGCGCAAGACGCGTCGCCTCGCCGATGACGCCCCCGACACCGACGTGTGGGAGGCGCTGACCACCACCACCCTCGACGGGCTCAGCATCGCCCCGCTGGGCACGCGCGAGCTCGTCGCCGACGTCCCCGAGACCGGTCTCCCGGGCGAGGCGCCCTACACGCGCGGCTCCGGCACCGCCGATCCCGAGCTCGAGGGCTGGGACGTGCGCGGCTGGTTCACCGACCCCGACACCTCCGCCGCCGACGTCACCACCGAGCTGGAGAACGGCGGCAACTCGCTGTGGCTCACGGTGGGGGAGCGCGGCATCGCCGCCGATCGTCTCGCCGAGCTGCTCGAGCCGGTCTTCCTCGACCTGGCCCCCGTCGTGCTCGACGCCCCCGAGGACCCGGTCGCCGCGGCCGAGGCGTTCCTGGCGGTGTGCCGCGACAAGGGCGTGGAGCCGCACCCGCTGACCAACCTCGGCGGCGCTGGTCACGACCTGGACGTCCTCGTCCGCGTGGCCACGCTCGCGAAGGAGGCCGGCGTCCGCGGCGTCGTCGTCGACGCCAGCGCCCTGCACGACCAGGGCGCCTCGGAGGTCCAGGAGCTCGCCTGGTCGATGATGGTCGCGGTCACCTACCTGCGTGCCCTCGAGGCCGCCGGGTTCACCACCGACGAGGCCGCGGCCCAGCTGGAGTTCCGCTACGCGGCCACCGACGAGCAGTTCCCGACCATCGCCAAGCTCCGTGCCGCACGCACCCTCTGGAACCGCGTCGGCGAGCTGAGCGGCATCGGCGAGGCGGCCCGCGCCCAGCGCCAGCACGCGGTCACCTCGCGCCCGATGATGGCGCGCTACGACTCCTACACGAACATGCTGCGCACCACCGTCGCCGGCTTCGCCGCGGGCGTGGGCGGCGCGGACGCCGTCACGGTGCTGCCGTTCGACGAGCCGCTCGGCCTGCCCACGCCGTTCAGCCGCCGCATCGCGCGCAACACCTCGAGCCTGCTCATCCACGAGTCGCACGTGGCCAAGGTGGCCGATCCCGCGGGCGGCGCGTACGCCGTGGAGAAGTTCACCGACGACCTCGCGATGGCCGCGTGGGAGCTCTTCGCCGAGCTCGACGGCCTCGACGAGCTGGAGGGCGTCGCCGACCTCGACGCCGCCGCCGAGCGCCTCGTGCCGCTGGTGGAGGCCGTGCGCGACGACCGCGCCCTGCAGATTGCGCGCCGCCAGCGCCCGATCACGGGCATCAGCGAGTTCCCGAACGCCGCCGAGACGCTGCCCGAGCGCCGGCCCTACCCGGTCGCGCCCGGCGTGTTCCGGTACGCCGGCGAGTTCGAGCAGATGCGCGACGAGCCCGTGGCGCAGCCGGTCTTCCTGGCCACGATGGGCCCGATCTCCGCGCACACCGCCCGCGCCACGTTCGCCATCAACCTGCTGGCCGCCGGTGGCATCGGCATCGGTGCCGCGGGCGCCACGGCGGGCGTCGACGAGGCCGTCGACACGTACCTCGAGGCCGGAGCGCCTCCCGTGGTCTGCCTCGCCGGCACCGACGCCGTCTACGGCGACTGGGGTGCCGACCTGGTCGCCGCGCTGCGCGAGAACGGCGCCTCGTACGTCGTGGTCGCCGGCAAGACCGAACTCGGCCAGGACGCGTCGGCCGCCATGGGCCTCGACGCGCTGGCCTTCCTGCGACAGATGCGTGAGGTGCTTTCCGCATGA
- the meaB gene encoding methylmalonyl Co-A mutase-associated GTPase MeaB — translation MVDVEKVVQGVRAGRRAEISRAITLVESRRADHRAVAREVLAELTAGPDSRVGGAVRVGISGVPGVGKSTFIEALGVHLTERGHRVGVLAVDPSSVRTRGSVLGDKTRMVQLSTDPNAYIRPSPSAGSLGGVARATSQAMTVLEAGGYDVVLVETVGVGQSEITVAGMVDTFLFLTLARTGDQLQGIKKGILEIADVITVNKADGERAREAESTARELAGALRLVYAGTQDWVPPVLTCSALEGTGIDTVWSRVLRHREFMGHRGLAEKRAQQQLDFTWALVRDEIEQRLATDESVAQVRERVRDEVLAGTLSPAAAADEILGAFDA, via the coding sequence GTGGTCGACGTCGAGAAGGTGGTGCAGGGCGTCCGCGCGGGTCGGCGGGCGGAGATCTCACGTGCGATCACGCTGGTCGAGTCGCGCCGTGCCGACCACCGGGCGGTCGCCCGCGAGGTGCTCGCCGAGCTGACGGCGGGCCCCGACTCGAGGGTCGGGGGAGCGGTCCGTGTCGGCATCTCGGGCGTTCCGGGCGTCGGCAAGTCCACCTTCATCGAGGCTCTCGGAGTCCACCTCACCGAGCGGGGCCACCGGGTCGGCGTCCTGGCCGTGGACCCCTCCAGCGTGCGCACCCGCGGCTCGGTGCTGGGCGACAAGACCCGCATGGTGCAGCTCTCGACCGACCCGAACGCCTACATCCGCCCCTCGCCGAGTGCGGGCAGTCTCGGCGGCGTCGCCCGGGCCACCAGCCAGGCGATGACGGTGCTCGAGGCCGGCGGGTACGACGTGGTGCTGGTCGAGACGGTCGGCGTCGGCCAGTCCGAGATCACCGTGGCCGGCATGGTCGACACGTTCCTGTTCCTCACGCTCGCTCGCACGGGCGACCAGCTGCAGGGCATCAAGAAGGGCATCCTCGAGATCGCCGACGTCATCACGGTCAACAAGGCCGACGGCGAACGCGCCCGCGAAGCCGAGTCCACCGCGCGCGAGCTGGCGGGCGCGCTGCGCCTGGTCTACGCCGGCACGCAGGACTGGGTGCCGCCCGTCCTGACCTGCTCCGCGCTGGAGGGGACCGGCATCGACACCGTCTGGAGCCGGGTGCTGCGCCACCGCGAGTTCATGGGCCACCGCGGCCTCGCCGAGAAGCGCGCGCAGCAGCAGCTCGACTTCACGTGGGCGCTGGTGCGCGACGAGATCGAGCAGCGCCTCGCCACCGACGAGTCGGTCGCCCAGGTCCGCGAGCGGGTGCGCGACGAGGTCCTCGCCGGCACCCTCTCCCCGGCGGCCGCCGCCGACGAGATCCTCGGCGCCTTCGACGCCTGA
- a CDS encoding gamma carbonic anhydrase family protein, with product MKIALGDRSPQVHESAFVAANATLVGSVVLEEGSSVWYGAVLRADNEPITIGRGSNVQDNCVFHVDQGKPLTLGEGVSVGHGAIIHGATVGDHVLVGMGATILNGAEIGDECLIAANALVPQGAVIPPRSLVAGVPGKVRRELTDDEVATLHLNASIYEEHRELHRGATVVD from the coding sequence ATGAAGATCGCTCTGGGAGACAGGTCACCGCAGGTCCACGAGTCGGCGTTCGTCGCCGCGAACGCCACCCTGGTGGGCTCGGTCGTCCTCGAGGAGGGCTCCAGCGTCTGGTACGGCGCGGTCCTGCGTGCCGACAACGAGCCGATCACGATCGGCCGCGGCAGCAACGTCCAGGACAACTGCGTCTTCCACGTCGACCAGGGCAAGCCGCTGACCCTCGGCGAGGGCGTCTCCGTGGGCCACGGCGCGATCATCCACGGCGCCACGGTCGGCGACCACGTGCTGGTGGGCATGGGCGCCACGATCCTCAACGGCGCCGAGATCGGCGACGAGTGCCTGATCGCCGCGAACGCCCTCGTGCCCCAGGGCGCGGTCATCCCGCCGCGCTCGCTGGTGGCCGGCGTCCCCGGCAAGGTGCGCCGCGAGCTCACCGACGACGAGGTCGCCACGCTGCACCTCAACGCCTCGATCTACGAGGAGCACCGCGAGCTGCACCGCGGCGCCACCGTCGTCGACTGA
- the serC gene encoding phosphoserine transaminase translates to MQIPDELLPRDGRFGSGPSKVRPEALAALAASGDTLLGTSHRAAPVKSLVGSIRSGLADLFSLPDGYEVVLGVGGSHAFFDAATFGLVERRSQHLVHGEFTTKFARAVAAAPFLEDPEIIESDFSTHPEAHATAGIDAYAWAHNETSTGVMTSVRRPAGIDEGALVLIDATSGAAGLPVDVAESDVYYFAPQKGFASDGGLWIALMSPAAIERARRIKASGRHIPGFVDLPTAIDNSLKDQTYNTPAVATLFLMDQQVQWLNANGGLDWAVSRTTDSSQRLYAWAEASSYATPFVPDPADRSLVVGTIDLEGVDAADVVAALRENGIVDVAGYRGLGRNQLRIAMFPAIDPDDVTALTRCVDHVVGRLTAE, encoded by the coding sequence GTGCAGATCCCCGACGAACTCCTGCCCCGCGACGGGCGCTTCGGCTCCGGCCCCTCGAAGGTGCGACCCGAGGCGCTCGCCGCCCTGGCCGCGAGCGGGGACACGCTCCTGGGCACGTCCCACCGCGCGGCGCCGGTGAAGTCGCTCGTGGGCAGCATCCGCTCCGGCCTGGCCGACCTGTTCTCGCTGCCCGACGGGTACGAGGTCGTGCTCGGGGTGGGCGGCTCGCACGCGTTCTTCGACGCCGCGACGTTCGGGCTCGTCGAACGTCGCAGCCAGCACCTCGTACACGGTGAGTTCACGACCAAGTTCGCCCGGGCGGTCGCCGCAGCACCCTTCCTGGAGGACCCGGAGATCATCGAGTCGGACTTCTCCACCCATCCCGAGGCACACGCCACCGCCGGCATCGACGCGTACGCGTGGGCGCACAACGAGACCTCGACCGGCGTCATGACCTCGGTGCGCCGTCCCGCCGGCATCGACGAGGGGGCGCTCGTGCTGATCGACGCCACGTCGGGCGCCGCGGGGCTGCCGGTCGACGTGGCCGAGTCCGACGTCTACTACTTCGCCCCGCAGAAGGGCTTCGCGTCCGACGGCGGCCTGTGGATCGCGCTCATGTCCCCCGCCGCGATCGAGCGTGCGCGCCGCATCAAGGCGTCGGGACGCCACATCCCCGGCTTCGTCGACCTCCCCACGGCGATCGACAACTCGCTCAAGGACCAGACCTACAACACCCCCGCCGTGGCCACGCTCTTCCTCATGGACCAGCAGGTGCAGTGGCTCAACGCGAACGGCGGCCTCGACTGGGCGGTCTCGCGCACGACCGACTCGTCGCAGCGGCTCTACGCCTGGGCCGAGGCGAGCTCGTACGCGACTCCGTTCGTGCCCGACCCGGCCGACCGCTCGCTCGTCGTGGGCACGATCGACCTCGAGGGCGTGGACGCGGCCGACGTGGTGGCCGCCCTGCGCGAGAACGGCATCGTCGACGTCGCCGGCTACCGCGGCCTGGGCCGCAACCAGCTGCGCATCGCGATGTTCCCCGCCATCGACCCCGACGACGTCACCGCCCTCACGCGGTGCGTCGACCACGTGGTCGGGCGGCTCACGGCGGAGTGA